The following coding sequences lie in one Arabidopsis thaliana chromosome 3, partial sequence genomic window:
- a CDS encoding F-box associated ubiquitination effector family protein (F-box associated ubiquitination effector family protein; FUNCTIONS IN: molecular_function unknown; INVOLVED IN: biological_process unknown; LOCATED IN: cellular_component unknown; CONTAINS InterPro DOMAIN/s: F-box associated domain, type 1 (InterPro:IPR006527); BEST Arabidopsis thaliana protein match is: F-box and associated interaction domains-containing protein (TAIR:AT2G04920.1); Has 107 Blast hits to 107 proteins in 2 species: Archae - 0; Bacteria - 0; Metazoa - 0; Fungi - 0; Plants - 107; Viruses - 0; Other Eukaryotes - 0 (source: NCBI BLink).) — protein MVFDGSVDAKTGVSLKGNMYWLASSETEFLLSFDFTGERFKRFYLPSLPPIFNLEDFKVRNRSLLVCMSSLFHEEKKLAVCCNLNRDMVTVIGQHDTHRGGSTVCDGGAR, from the exons ATGGTTTTCGACGGCAGCGTAGACGCAAAAACGGGTGTATCTTTGAAGGGAAATATGTACTGGCTTGCTTCATCGGAAACAGAATTTTTACtcagttttgattttacagGGGAGAGATTCAAACGTTTTTATCTTCCTTCCCTTCCGCCAATTTTTAATCTTG AGGATTTTAAAGTTCGCAATCGTTCTCTTCTAGTTTGCATGAGTTCTTTGTTCCATGAGGAGAAGAAACTAGCAGTGTGTTGTAATTTAAACAGGGACATGGTAACCGTAATTGGACAGCATGATACACATAGGGGTGGATCTACAGTGTGTGACGGTGGGGCACGTTGA
- the DSPTP1 gene encoding dual specificity protein phosphatase 1 gives MSSRDRGSPSSSSSSSSLPGIEKYNEKVKNQIQALVRVIKVARTYRDDNVPSLIEQGLYLGSVAAASNKNVLKSYNVTHILTVASSLRPAHPDDFVYKVVRVVDKEDTNLEMYFDECVDFIDEAKRQGGSVLVHCFVGKSRSVTIVVAYLMKKHGMTLAQALQHVKSKRPVASPNAGFIRQLQDLEKSMQVVSDQFFSF, from the exons AT GAGTTCTAGAGACAGAGgatcaccttcttcttcttcgtcatcttcttcgttaCCAGGAATAGAAAAGTATAATGAAAAGGTGAAGAATCAGATACAAGCTCTTGTTCGTGTTATTAAAGTTGCTCGTACCTATAGAGACGACAATGTCCCTTCCCTTATTGAACAg GGTCTTTATCTTGGATCTGTTGCAGCAGCTAGTAATAAGAATGTTTTGAAATCTTACAATGTTACACATATTTTGACTGTTGCTAGTTCGTTGAGACCAGCTCATCCTGATGACTTTGTTTACAAGGTTGTTCGAG TCGTGGATAAGGAAGATACAAATCTAGAAATGTACTTCGATGAGTGTGTTGATTTCATTGATGAAGCCAAGAGACAAGGCGGTAGTGTTCTTGTTCATTGCTTTGTTGGCAAATCACGGAG TGTCACTATAGTTGTTGCTTACCTCATGAAGAAACACGGTATGACTTTAGCTCAAGCATTGCAACATGTTAAAAGCAAAAGACCCGTGGCAAGTCCTAATGCTGGTTTCATCAGACAATTACAAGACCTCGAGAAGTCTATGCAAG TAGTGAGTGAccagtttttttccttttga
- a CDS encoding F-box associated ubiquitination effector family protein (F-box associated ubiquitination effector family protein; FUNCTIONS IN: molecular_function unknown; INVOLVED IN: biological_process unknown; LOCATED IN: cellular_component unknown; CONTAINS InterPro DOMAIN/s: F-box associated domain, type 1 (InterPro:IPR006527); BEST Arabidopsis thaliana protein match is: F-box and associated interaction domains-containing protein (TAIR:AT2G04920.1); Has 30201 Blast hits to 17322 proteins in 780 species: Archae - 12; Bacteria - 1396; Metazoa - 17338; Fungi - 3422; Plants - 5037; Viruses - 0; Other Eukaryotes - 2996 (source: NCBI BLink).), which translates to MVFDGSVDAKTGVSLKGNMYWLASSETEFLLSFDFTGERFKRFYLPSLPPIFNLGKNVLSVVRDEQFSVLYQNFRTLKMNMWMTTNEIDIEVALLWKKSLTEDFKVRNRSLLVCMSSLFHEEKKLAVCCNLNRDMVTVIGQHDTHRGGSTVCDGGAR; encoded by the coding sequence ATGGTTTTCGACGGCAGCGTAGACGCAAAAACGGGTGTATCTTTGAAGGGAAATATGTACTGGCTTGCTTCATCGGAAACAGAATTTTTACtcagttttgattttacagGGGAGAGATTCAAACGTTTTTATCTTCCTTCCCTTCCGCCAATTTTTAATCTTGGTAAGAATGTTCTATCAGTTGTTAGAGATGAACAATTCTCAGTGTTATATCAGAACTTTCGTacattaaaaatgaacatgTGGATGACGACCAATGAAATTGATATTGAAGTTGCCTTGTTGTGGAAAAAATCTTTGACAGAGGATTTTAAAGTTCGCAATCGTTCTCTTCTAGTTTGCATGAGTTCTTTGTTCCATGAGGAGAAGAAACTAGCAGTGTGTTGTAATTTAAACAGGGACATGGTAACCGTAATTGGACAGCATGATACACATAGGGGTGGATCTACAGTGTGTGACGGTGGGGCACGTTGA
- the DSPTP1 gene encoding dual specificity protein phosphatase 1 (dual specificity protein phosphatase 1 (DSPTP1); CONTAINS InterPro DOMAIN/s: Dual-specific/protein-tyrosine phosphatase, conserved region (InterPro:IPR000387), Dual specificity phosphatase (InterPro:IPR020417), Dual specificity phosphatase, catalytic domain (InterPro:IPR000340), Dual specificity phosphatase, subgroup, catalytic domain (InterPro:IPR020422); BEST Arabidopsis thaliana protein match is: MAPK phosphatase 2 (TAIR:AT3G06110.3); Has 4429 Blast hits to 4425 proteins in 398 species: Archae - 22; Bacteria - 149; Metazoa - 2258; Fungi - 464; Plants - 388; Viruses - 233; Other Eukaryotes - 915 (source: NCBI BLink).), whose amino-acid sequence MSSRDRGSPSSSSSSSSLPGIEKYNEKVKNQIQALVRVIKVARTYRDDNVPSLIEQGLYLGSVAAASNKNVLKSYNVTHILTVASSLRPAHPDDFVYKVVRVVDKEDTNLEMYFDECVDFIDEAKRQGGSVLVHCFVGKSRSVTIVVAYLMKKHGMTLAQALQHVKSKRPVASPNAGFIRQLQDLEKSMQVSDQFFSF is encoded by the exons AT GAGTTCTAGAGACAGAGgatcaccttcttcttcttcgtcatcttcttcgttaCCAGGAATAGAAAAGTATAATGAAAAGGTGAAGAATCAGATACAAGCTCTTGTTCGTGTTATTAAAGTTGCTCGTACCTATAGAGACGACAATGTCCCTTCCCTTATTGAACAg GGTCTTTATCTTGGATCTGTTGCAGCAGCTAGTAATAAGAATGTTTTGAAATCTTACAATGTTACACATATTTTGACTGTTGCTAGTTCGTTGAGACCAGCTCATCCTGATGACTTTGTTTACAAGGTTGTTCGAG TCGTGGATAAGGAAGATACAAATCTAGAAATGTACTTCGATGAGTGTGTTGATTTCATTGATGAAGCCAAGAGACAAGGCGGTAGTGTTCTTGTTCATTGCTTTGTTGGCAAATCACGGAG TGTCACTATAGTTGTTGCTTACCTCATGAAGAAACACGGTATGACTTTAGCTCAAGCATTGCAACATGTTAAAAGCAAAAGACCCGTGGCAAGTCCTAATGCTGGTTTCATCAGACAATTACAAGACCTCGAGAAGTCTATGCAAG TGAGTGAccagtttttttccttttga
- the RTFL13 gene encoding ROTUNDIFOLIA like 13 (ROTUNDIFOLIA like 13 (RTFL13); LOCATED IN: mitochondrion; CONTAINS InterPro DOMAIN/s: DVL (InterPro:IPR012552); Has 4 Blast hits to 4 proteins in 2 species: Archae - 0; Bacteria - 0; Metazoa - 0; Fungi - 0; Plants - 4; Viruses - 0; Other Eukaryotes - 0 (source: NCBI BLink).): MKMSERRVGSYRKSTLRCWDWCKEQRTRAYIIWRCLIFLLRWDDY, from the coding sequence atgaagatgtcGGAGAGACGAGTTGGGTCCTATCGTAAATCGACACTCAGGTGTTGGGATTGGTGTAAGGAGCAGAGAACGCGTGCTTATATCATCTGGAggtgtttgattttcttgttacGGTGGGATGACTATTGA
- the DVL21 gene encoding DVL family protein (DEVIL 21 (DVL21); CONTAINS InterPro DOMAIN/s: DVL (InterPro:IPR012552); Has 3 Blast hits to 3 proteins in 2 species: Archae - 0; Bacteria - 0; Metazoa - 0; Fungi - 0; Plants - 3; Viruses - 0; Other Eukaryotes - 0 (source: NCBI BLink).) — MLVSNISGKLMSQLMEKMKERLEKMKRTVRQQRAKLHIIRICITMLLSSDDYS; from the coding sequence ATGTTGGTATCCAACATATCTGGAAAATTGATGAGTCAGTTGATggaaaagatgaaagagaggttggagaagatgaagaggacaGTGAGGCAACAAAGAGCAAAGCTTCATATCATCAGAATTTGCATCACTATGCTTCTTTCTTCCGATGATTACTCATAA
- the DSPTP1 gene encoding dual specificity protein phosphatase 1 (dual specificity protein phosphatase 1 (DSPTP1); CONTAINS InterPro DOMAIN/s: Dual-specific/protein-tyrosine phosphatase, conserved region (InterPro:IPR000387), Dual specificity phosphatase (InterPro:IPR020417), Dual specificity phosphatase, catalytic domain (InterPro:IPR000340), Dual specificity phosphatase, subgroup, catalytic domain (InterPro:IPR020422); BEST Arabidopsis thaliana protein match is: MAPK phosphatase 2 (TAIR:AT3G06110.3); Has 30201 Blast hits to 17322 proteins in 780 species: Archae - 12; Bacteria - 1396; Metazoa - 17338; Fungi - 3422; Plants - 5037; Viruses - 0; Other Eukaryotes - 2996 (source: NCBI BLink).) has product MSSRDRGSPSSSSSSSSLPGIEKYNEKVKNQIQALVRVIKVARTYRDDNVPSLIEQGLYLGSVAAASNKNVLKSYNVTHILTVASSLRPAHPDDFVYKVVRVVDKEDTNLEMYFDECVDFIDEAKRQGGSVLVHCFVGKSRSVTIVVAYLMKKHGMTLAQALQHVKSKRPVASPNAGFIRQLQDLEKSMQGKQVTIAQCQA; this is encoded by the exons AT GAGTTCTAGAGACAGAGgatcaccttcttcttcttcgtcatcttcttcgttaCCAGGAATAGAAAAGTATAATGAAAAGGTGAAGAATCAGATACAAGCTCTTGTTCGTGTTATTAAAGTTGCTCGTACCTATAGAGACGACAATGTCCCTTCCCTTATTGAACAg GGTCTTTATCTTGGATCTGTTGCAGCAGCTAGTAATAAGAATGTTTTGAAATCTTACAATGTTACACATATTTTGACTGTTGCTAGTTCGTTGAGACCAGCTCATCCTGATGACTTTGTTTACAAGGTTGTTCGAG TCGTGGATAAGGAAGATACAAATCTAGAAATGTACTTCGATGAGTGTGTTGATTTCATTGATGAAGCCAAGAGACAAGGCGGTAGTGTTCTTGTTCATTGCTTTGTTGGCAAATCACGGAG TGTCACTATAGTTGTTGCTTACCTCATGAAGAAACACGGTATGACTTTAGCTCAAGCATTGCAACATGTTAAAAGCAAAAGACCCGTGGCAAGTCCTAATGCTGGTTTCATCAGACAATTACAAGACCTCGAGAAGTCTATGCAAG GGAAGCAAGTTACGATTGCACAATGTCAGGCGTGA
- a CDS encoding Ribosomal RNA processing Brix domain protein (Ribosomal RNA processing Brix domain protein; FUNCTIONS IN: molecular_function unknown; INVOLVED IN: biological_process unknown; LOCATED IN: nucleolus; EXPRESSED IN: 23 plant structures; EXPRESSED DURING: 13 growth stages; CONTAINS InterPro DOMAIN/s: Brix domain (InterPro:IPR007109); Has 435 Blast hits to 425 proteins in 212 species: Archae - 0; Bacteria - 0; Metazoa - 152; Fungi - 138; Plants - 54; Viruses - 0; Other Eukaryotes - 91 (source: NCBI BLink).) — MMEIRTPKTGKAKRVLESRAPKLVETGKKTLILHGTKTSATLSSVMTELYRLKKGGAIRYSRRNENIRPFESGGETSLEFFSQKTDCSIFVYGSHTKKRPDNLVLGRMYDHQVYDLIEVGIENFKSLRAFSYDKKFAPHEGTKPFICFIGEGFENVSELKHLKEVLTDLFRGEVVDNLNLTGLDRAYVCSAISPTKVFLTHCALKLKKSGSIVPRMELVEVGPSMDLVIRRNRLPNDSLMKEAMRTSKDKPKKKEKNVDQDAVLGKTGKIYMPDQKLKEMKLFDKSKGSKRERKDAKLKHKEETVAKKMKVSSE, encoded by the exons ATGATGGAAATACGAACTCCGAAGACTGGCAAAGCCAAGCGTGTTCTCGAAAGCCGAGCTCCTAAGTTG GTTGAAACTGGGAAGAAGACGTTGATACTTCATGGAACAAAGACGAGTGCTACACTTAGCTCTGTAATGACGGAACTCTACCGTTTGAAGAAGGGAGGTGCCATCAGATATTCAAGGAGGAATGAGAATATTAGGCCTTTCGAGAGTGGAGGTGAAACTTCATTAGAGTTCTTCTCTCAGAAAACAGATTGTAGCATTTTTGTG TATGGTTCTCACACGAAGAAACGACCTGACAATCTTGTACTTGGGAGAATGTATGATCACCAAGTCTATGATCTTATAGAAGTTGGGATTGAGAACTTTAAATCCTTGCGGGCGTTTTCGTATGACAAGAAATTCGCACCTCATGAAGGAACAAAGCCTTTCATTTGCTTTATTGGTGAAGGTTTTGAGAATGTATCAGAGCTTAAGCATCTCAAAGAAGTCCTCACTGATCTTTTTCGTGGCGAG GTTGTGGATAATCTAAATCTTACTGGTTTAGACCGCGCTTACGTATGTTCAGCTATATCCCCAACAAAGGTTTTCCTTACTCATTGCGCATTGAAGCTTAAAAAGTCAGGATCCATTGTTCCGAGAATGGAGCTTGTTGAAGTCGGTCCATCCATGGACTTGGTTATCAGGCGTAATCGTCTTCCTAACGATAGCTTAATGAAAGAAGCAATGAGAACATCCAAGGATAAGCCTAAGAAGAAG GAGAAAAACGTTGATCAAGATGCAGTACTAGGGAAGACTGGGAAGATTTATATGCCTGATCAGAAG CTGAAAGAAATGAAACTGTTCGATAAATCTAAGGGATCGAAGAGAGAGCGGAAAGACGCTAAGCTTAAGCATAAGGAAGAGACTGTTGCCAAAAAGATGAAGGTGTCTTCTGAGTGA
- the DSPTP1 gene encoding dual specificity protein phosphatase 1 encodes MSSRDRGSPSSSSSSSSLPGIEKYNEKVKNQIQALVRVIKVARTYRDDNVPSLIEQGLYLGSVAAASNKNVLKSYNVTHILTVASSLRPAHPDDFVYKVVRVVDKEDTNLEMYFDECVDFIDEAKRQGGSVLVHCFVGKSRSVTIVVAYLMKKHGMTLAQALQHVKSKRPVASPNAGFIRQLQDLEKSMQGMPYYNILRSRLLG; translated from the exons AT GAGTTCTAGAGACAGAGgatcaccttcttcttcttcgtcatcttcttcgttaCCAGGAATAGAAAAGTATAATGAAAAGGTGAAGAATCAGATACAAGCTCTTGTTCGTGTTATTAAAGTTGCTCGTACCTATAGAGACGACAATGTCCCTTCCCTTATTGAACAg GGTCTTTATCTTGGATCTGTTGCAGCAGCTAGTAATAAGAATGTTTTGAAATCTTACAATGTTACACATATTTTGACTGTTGCTAGTTCGTTGAGACCAGCTCATCCTGATGACTTTGTTTACAAGGTTGTTCGAG TCGTGGATAAGGAAGATACAAATCTAGAAATGTACTTCGATGAGTGTGTTGATTTCATTGATGAAGCCAAGAGACAAGGCGGTAGTGTTCTTGTTCATTGCTTTGTTGGCAAATCACGGAG TGTCACTATAGTTGTTGCTTACCTCATGAAGAAACACGGTATGACTTTAGCTCAAGCATTGCAACATGTTAAAAGCAAAAGACCCGTGGCAAGTCCTAATGCTGGTTTCATCAGACAATTACAAGACCTCGAGAAGTCTATGCAAGGTATGCCTTACTATAATATCTTGAGGTCTAGACTATTAGGTTGA
- the IPT7 gene encoding isopentenyltransferase 7 (isopentenyltransferase 7 (IPT7); CONTAINS InterPro DOMAIN/s: tRNA isopentenyltransferase (InterPro:IPR002627); BEST Arabidopsis thaliana protein match is: isopentenyltransferase 5 (TAIR:AT5G19040.1); Has 8574 Blast hits to 7864 proteins in 2586 species: Archae - 0; Bacteria - 5836; Metazoa - 176; Fungi - 188; Plants - 290; Viruses - 0; Other Eukaryotes - 2084 (source: NCBI BLink).) produces MKFSISSLKQVQPILCFKNKLSKVNVNSFLHPKEKVIFVMGATGSGKSRLAIDLATRFQGEIINSDKIQLYKGLDVLTNKVTPKECRGVPHHLLGVFDSEAGNLTATQYSRLASQAISKLSANNKLPIVAGGSNSYIEALVNHSSGFLLNNYDCCFIWVDVSLPVLNSFVSKRVDRMMEAGLLEEVREVFNPKANYSVGIRRAIGVPELHEYLRNESLVDRATKSKMLDVAVKNIKKNTEILACRQLKKIQRLHKKWKMSMHRVDATEVFLKRNVEEQDEAWENLVARPSERIVDKFYNNNNQLKNDDVEHCLAASYGGGSGSRAHNMI; encoded by the coding sequence ATGAAGTTCTCAATCTCATCACTGAAGCAGGTACAACCAATCTTGTGCTTCAAGAACAAGCTATCTAAGGTCAACGTCAACTCTTTTCTCCATCCCAAAGAAAAAGTCATCTTTGTGATGGGAGCTACCGGATCGGGTAAGTCTCGTCTCGCCATCGACCTAGCAACTCGTTTTCAAGGAGAGATCATAAACTCCGACAAGATTCAACTTTACAAGGGCCTAGACGTCCTAACAAACAAAGTCACCCCTAAAGAATGCCGAGGCGTGCCTCACCACTTGCTTGGAGTATTCGACTCCGAAGCCGGAAACCTAACGGCCACCCAGTATAGCCGCCTTGCGTCACAAGCAATCTCGAAACTCTCAGCGAACAACAAGCTTCCCATAGTAGCCGGTGGATCAAACTCTTACATCGAAGCACTTGTTAATCATTCCTCGGGGTTTTTATTAAACAACTACGATTGTTGTTTCATTTGGGTCGACGTTTCCTTACCCGTACTTAACTCCTTTGTCTCAAAACGTGTCGACCGCATGATGGAAGCAGGATTACTCGAAGAAGTAAGAGAAGTGTTCAATCCAAAAGCGAATTACTCCGTAGGGATACGACGAGCTATCGGAGTCCCCGAGCTCCATGAATATTTACGTAACGAATCTCTAGTGGACCGTGccacaaaaagtaaaatgcTTGACGTAGCcgttaaaaatatcaaaaagaaCACTGAGATTTTAGCTTGTCGACAGTTAAAAAAGATTCAACGGCTTCACAAGAAGTGGAAGATGTCTATGCATCGTGTTGACGCCACTGAGGTGTTCTTGAAACGCAACGTAGAAGAACAAGACGAGGCTTGGGAGAATCTTGTAGCGAGACCAAGCGAGAGAATCGTCGAtaagttttataataataataaccaaCTGAAAAATGATGATGTTGAGCACTGTTTGGCGGCATCTTACGGCGGAGGAAGTGGAAGTAGAGCCCACAATATGATATGA
- the DSPTP1 gene encoding dual specificity protein phosphatase 1 translates to MSSRDRGSPSSSSSSSSLPGIEKYNEKVKNQIQALVRVIKVARTYRDDNVPSLIEQGLYLGSVAAASNKNVLKSYNVTHILTVASSLRPAHPDDFVYKVVRVVDKEDTNLEMYFDECVDFIDEAKRQGGSVLVHCFVGKSRRSVLFASFNI, encoded by the exons AT GAGTTCTAGAGACAGAGgatcaccttcttcttcttcgtcatcttcttcgttaCCAGGAATAGAAAAGTATAATGAAAAGGTGAAGAATCAGATACAAGCTCTTGTTCGTGTTATTAAAGTTGCTCGTACCTATAGAGACGACAATGTCCCTTCCCTTATTGAACAg GGTCTTTATCTTGGATCTGTTGCAGCAGCTAGTAATAAGAATGTTTTGAAATCTTACAATGTTACACATATTTTGACTGTTGCTAGTTCGTTGAGACCAGCTCATCCTGATGACTTTGTTTACAAGGTTGTTCGAG TCGTGGATAAGGAAGATACAAATCTAGAAATGTACTTCGATGAGTGTGTTGATTTCATTGATGAAGCCAAGAGACAAGGCGGTAGTGTTCTTGTTCATTGCTTTGTTGGCAAATCACGGAGGTCAgttttgtttgcttccttCAATATCTAG
- the DSPTP1 gene encoding dual specificity protein phosphatase 1 (dual specificity protein phosphatase 1 (DSPTP1); CONTAINS InterPro DOMAIN/s: Dual specificity phosphatase (InterPro:IPR020417), Dual-specific/protein-tyrosine phosphatase, conserved region (InterPro:IPR000387), Dual specificity phosphatase, catalytic domain (InterPro:IPR000340), Dual specificity phosphatase, subgroup, catalytic domain (InterPro:IPR020422); BEST Arabidopsis thaliana protein match is: MAPK phosphatase 2 (TAIR:AT3G06110.3).) yields MSSRDRGSPSSSSSSSSLPGIEKYNEKVKNQIQALVRVIKVARTYRDDNVPSLIEQGLYLGSVAAASNKNVLKSYNVTHILTVASSLRPAHPDDFVYKVVRVVDKEDTNLEMYFDECVDFIDEAKRQGGSVLVHCFVGKSRSVTIVVAYLMKKHGMTLAQALQHVKSKRPVASPNAGFIRQLQDLEKSMQVVVEEKTVPCKYLLHASSFFSIKQGSKLRLHNVRREDH; encoded by the exons AT GAGTTCTAGAGACAGAGgatcaccttcttcttcttcgtcatcttcttcgttaCCAGGAATAGAAAAGTATAATGAAAAGGTGAAGAATCAGATACAAGCTCTTGTTCGTGTTATTAAAGTTGCTCGTACCTATAGAGACGACAATGTCCCTTCCCTTATTGAACAg GGTCTTTATCTTGGATCTGTTGCAGCAGCTAGTAATAAGAATGTTTTGAAATCTTACAATGTTACACATATTTTGACTGTTGCTAGTTCGTTGAGACCAGCTCATCCTGATGACTTTGTTTACAAGGTTGTTCGAG TCGTGGATAAGGAAGATACAAATCTAGAAATGTACTTCGATGAGTGTGTTGATTTCATTGATGAAGCCAAGAGACAAGGCGGTAGTGTTCTTGTTCATTGCTTTGTTGGCAAATCACGGAG TGTCACTATAGTTGTTGCTTACCTCATGAAGAAACACGGTATGACTTTAGCTCAAGCATTGCAACATGTTAAAAGCAAAAGACCCGTGGCAAGTCCTAATGCTGGTTTCATCAGACAATTACAAGACCTCGAGAAGTCTATGCAAG TGGTTGTGGAGGAGAAGACAGTTCCATGTAAATATCTCTTACATgcatcttccttcttctctatAAAACAGGGAAGCAAGTTACGATTGCACAATGTCAGGCGTGAAGATCATTGA